Below is a genomic region from Bacillaceae bacterium S4-13-56.
TAAACGAGAATATTATGTCCGTGGTGGAACGGCCTTGCTAGATGCCGTTGGGAAAACAATTGTGGATGTAGATCGACGTCTTGAAAGGACTAAAAAGGATTACTTACCTGACAATGTCATTTTCGTTATCACAACAGATGGGATGGAAAATGCTAGTCGAGAATTTAGTGCTGAACAGGTGAAAAGGATGATTCAAGAACGTCAAGACAAATGGGAAGTTGTGTTTCTTGGTGCCAATATTGATGCAGTCGAAGAAGCTGAACATATTGGAATTCGTAGAGACCGAGCCTACCAATTCGAAGCTTCCAGCAAAGGGGTAGAAGTGATGTACGACATGGTGAACGAGGTTGTGATGGAGAATAGGAAAAGGAAATAAATTCATTGTTAATTTAATGCTTGCAGTATAGCCTCCCAAGGCTTTACTGTAGGCTTTTTTGTTATTGTGGGAATATCTATTTACTTAAAATGAAAGGGGAAATGTGAAACAGGTAAATAGGCGCTGCCTATTGGCTATTGGCGCAAAATTAAAGGTCGCAAGTAAAAACGAGTGAATAGAAAGGCTCTATTAACGCGAAAAGGAATGCCGTAAGTAAAAACGAGTGAATAGAAAGGCTCTATTAACGCGAAAAGGAATGCCGTAAGTAAAAACGAGTGAATAGAAGGGCTCTATTAACGTGAAAGGGAATGGCGCAAGTATAAATAGGTAAATAGAAAGGCTCTGTTAACGTGAAATGGAATGCCGCAAGTAAAAACGAGTGAATAGAAAGGCTCTATTAACGCAGAAAGGAATGCTGCAAGTAAAAACAGGTAAATAGAAGGGCTCTATTAACGTGAAATGGAATGGCGCAAGTAAAAATAGGTAAATAGAAAGGCTCTATTAACGTGAAATGGAATGCCGCAAGTGAAAACGAGTGAATAGAAAGGCTCTATTAACGCGAAAATGAATGCCGTAAGTGAAAACAGGTAAATAGAAAGGCTCTATTAACGCGAAAATGAATGCCGAGAGTAAAAACGAGTGAATAGAAGGGCTCTATTAACGCAGAAAGGAATGTCGCAAGTAAAAACGAGTGAATAGAAAGGCTCTATTAACGCGAAAATGAATGCCGAGATTGAAAACGAGTGAATAGAAAGGCTCTATTAACGCGAAAATGAATGCCGAGATTGAAAACGAGTGAATAGAAGAGCTCTATTAACGTGAAATGGAATGCCGAGAGTAAAAACGAGTGAATAGAAAGGTTCTATTAACGCAGAAAGGAATGGCGGAAGTATAAATAGGTAAATAGAAAGGTTCTATTTACGCGAAAATGAATGGCGAGAGTAAAAACGAGTGAATAGAAGCATTCTATTAACGCGAAAATGAATGTCGAGAGTGAAAACGAGTGAATAG
It encodes:
- a CDS encoding VWA domain-containing protein; translated protein: MNNKKTEIIFLLDRSGSMAGLESDTIGGFNSFIERQCSLDGETLLTTVLFDDRYEVLWDGVNAKDVRLTKREYYVRGGTALLDAVGKTIVDVDRRLERTKKDYLPDNVIFVITTDGMENASREFSAEQVKRMIQERQDKWEVVFLGANIDAVEEAEHIGIRRDRAYQFEASSKGVEVMYDMVNEVVMENRKRK